In one window of Streptomyces sp. NBC_01224 DNA:
- a CDS encoding acyl-CoA thioesterase, translated as MTFSVDVTVRGYELDTQGHLNQAVYLQYAEHARWELLRAAGLSQEKLLASGVGPVALETTVKFLRELRGGDRVRVTCQFVYGEGKTFKVAQKILKEDGTVAAQITGVAGMLDLTARKLIADPAGHLASLAENPDLLSG; from the coding sequence ATGACCTTTTCTGTGGACGTGACCGTCCGGGGCTACGAACTCGACACGCAGGGACATCTGAACCAGGCCGTCTATTTGCAGTACGCCGAGCACGCGCGCTGGGAACTGCTGCGCGCTGCCGGCCTGTCGCAGGAGAAGCTGCTGGCCAGCGGCGTCGGGCCGGTGGCCCTTGAGACGACGGTGAAGTTCCTGCGGGAGCTCCGCGGCGGCGACCGGGTGCGGGTGACCTGCCAGTTCGTATATGGCGAGGGGAAGACGTTCAAGGTCGCGCAGAAGATCCTCAAGGAGGACGGCACGGTTGCGGCGCAGATCACGGGCGTGGCGGGGATGCTCGACCTGACGGCCCGCAAGCTGATCGCAGATCCCGCCGGACATCTCGCCTCGCTGGCCGAGAACCCGGACCTGCTCAGCGGCTGA
- a CDS encoding NAD(P)-dependent oxidoreductase, with protein MSRIIIFGAGGSTGRAAVAEALRRGHHVTAVVREPAKYRKLEGPGVRLVAGDVTEVGAVAGLATGHDAAISAVHDGGALPDVFFTAAARALTDGLTRAGVPRLISIGLSATMETADGTPLMDTPGFPQEYRPFSHGHAAGTAVLRASATALDWLVVSPAGDFDHEGARSGRYTTATVDAAARISYSDFAIALLDEIDAPGHHRMHIGVKEA; from the coding sequence ATGAGCAGGATCATCATCTTCGGCGCAGGCGGCAGCACGGGACGGGCAGCCGTCGCCGAGGCCCTTCGCCGCGGGCACCATGTCACCGCGGTCGTGAGGGAACCGGCCAAGTACCGAAAGCTCGAAGGTCCGGGCGTCCGGCTCGTGGCCGGCGATGTCACTGAGGTCGGGGCTGTTGCCGGCCTGGCGACCGGGCACGATGCCGCGATCTCGGCCGTCCACGACGGTGGCGCCCTGCCCGACGTCTTCTTCACGGCTGCCGCCCGCGCTCTCACCGACGGGCTGACGCGGGCCGGTGTGCCACGGCTGATCTCCATCGGCCTGTCGGCAACCATGGAAACCGCCGACGGAACCCCGCTGATGGATACCCCCGGTTTCCCTCAGGAGTACCGCCCCTTCAGCCACGGCCACGCAGCCGGCACGGCGGTGCTGCGTGCCTCGGCCACCGCACTGGACTGGCTGGTCGTCAGTCCGGCCGGGGACTTCGACCACGAGGGTGCGCGCTCCGGCCGTTACACCACGGCCACGGTCGACGCTGCCGCCCGTATTTCCTACAGCGACTTCGCCATCGCCCTGCTCGATGAGATCGACGCCCCCGGTCACCACCGCATGCACATCGGCGTCAAGGAGGCATGA
- a CDS encoding winged helix-turn-helix transcriptional regulator, with amino-acid sequence MTKPLDPEMFDPVCPSGLMPIRVGDKWAGMIVQCLEGGPRRFSELRIPLRTITPKVLTQSLRSLERDGFVVRTAQAAPARHVRYELTSLGRNLLELLDTVRAWAELHMEEVIDAREAASRADRTG; translated from the coding sequence GTGACCAAGCCGCTGGACCCGGAGATGTTCGACCCGGTCTGTCCGTCCGGACTGATGCCGATCCGCGTGGGGGACAAATGGGCCGGAATGATCGTCCAGTGCCTTGAGGGCGGCCCGCGACGCTTCTCCGAGCTACGGATCCCACTGCGTACGATCACGCCCAAGGTCCTCACCCAGTCACTCCGGTCGCTGGAGCGTGACGGTTTCGTCGTCCGCACGGCCCAGGCCGCACCGGCGCGGCACGTCCGGTACGAACTGACCTCGCTCGGCCGGAATCTCCTTGAGCTGCTGGACACGGTGCGCGCCTGGGCGGAGCTCCACATGGAAGAGGTCATCGACGCCCGTGAGGCGGCATCGCGCGCCGATCGCACCGGGTGA
- a CDS encoding ArsR/SmtB family transcription factor, which yields MTPASAPATSAAAVGGRSLDHPARDEIRIEAVLHALSDPMRLRVVRELAAADAELTCSRFDLPVSKSTTTHHFRVLRESGIVQQIYRGTAKMNGLRRDDLEAVFPGLLDSILDAANRQVQRIGEDR from the coding sequence GTGACCCCAGCCAGCGCCCCTGCCACAAGCGCCGCTGCGGTCGGCGGCCGCTCGCTCGACCACCCTGCGCGGGACGAGATCCGCATCGAGGCAGTGCTCCACGCACTCTCCGACCCGATGAGGCTGCGCGTGGTTCGCGAGCTGGCCGCCGCCGATGCCGAGCTCACCTGCTCCCGCTTCGACCTGCCGGTCTCCAAGTCGACGACCACGCACCACTTCCGGGTGCTGCGCGAGAGCGGGATCGTTCAGCAGATCTACCGCGGCACCGCCAAGATGAACGGGCTGCGCCGCGACGATCTGGAGGCGGTGTTTCCCGGTCTTCTGGACAGCATCCTCGATGCCGCGAACCGGCAGGTGCAGCGCATCGGCGAGGACCGATAG
- a CDS encoding FAD-dependent oxidoreductase, which translates to MLRVAVVGSGPSGVYTAQALVEQDRVPDVRVHVLDRLPCPYGLVRYGVAPDHEKIKSLQNSLRTVLEHERITFLGNVEVGGDGIPSERIGELYQAVVYCVGAATDRGLAVPGEDLPGSCSATEFVSWYSAHPDAAANSFALQARSVVVIGVGNVAVDVARILARSAEELRPTDVPHGALGALAGSRVHEVHMAGRRGPSQARFTTKELRELSALPRARVVVDEAELALDPAYVDPSPRSAPALSSPPNAPLLTAAARRNVEVLRGWAAAGPTGAGAEGDPLRTIHLRFFLRPVELLERDGRVAGVRFARTVPDGSGGVRDAGTYEDIDAQLVLRAVGYRGLPLPGLPFDPARGTVPHLAGRVLRDGVPSPGEYVAGWIKRGPTGVIGSNRSCAKETVASLLDDATLLAGRPSAPDPVAALRAWGLRPVEWDGWLSIERAEAALGRSLGRGPVKIPDWAGLLSAAEGGDRGGS; encoded by the coding sequence GGGGTCTACACCGCCCAGGCCCTGGTCGAGCAGGACCGGGTGCCCGATGTCCGGGTCCATGTGCTGGACCGGCTCCCCTGCCCGTACGGCTTGGTGCGCTACGGCGTCGCCCCCGACCACGAGAAGATCAAATCGCTGCAGAACAGTCTGCGGACCGTCCTGGAGCACGAGCGGATCACCTTCCTCGGCAATGTCGAGGTGGGCGGTGACGGGATCCCGTCCGAGCGGATCGGCGAGCTCTACCAGGCGGTCGTGTACTGCGTCGGGGCGGCGACCGACCGCGGCCTCGCCGTCCCCGGCGAGGATCTGCCCGGCAGTTGCTCCGCGACCGAGTTCGTCTCCTGGTACAGCGCACACCCCGACGCCGCCGCCAACAGCTTTGCGCTGCAGGCCCGTTCGGTCGTGGTGATCGGGGTCGGCAATGTGGCGGTGGACGTGGCGCGGATTCTCGCCCGGAGCGCGGAGGAGCTGCGCCCCACCGACGTACCGCACGGGGCGCTCGGCGCGCTGGCCGGAAGCCGGGTGCACGAGGTCCACATGGCGGGCAGGCGCGGCCCCTCCCAGGCCCGGTTCACCACCAAGGAGCTGCGGGAACTGAGCGCGTTGCCGCGGGCGCGGGTGGTGGTGGACGAGGCGGAGCTGGCTCTCGACCCGGCGTACGTCGATCCGTCCCCCCGGTCGGCGCCGGCCCTGTCCTCACCACCGAACGCACCACTCCTGACGGCGGCGGCTCGACGCAATGTCGAGGTGCTGCGCGGATGGGCCGCGGCCGGCCCCACAGGTGCAGGCGCGGAGGGAGACCCGCTGCGCACGATCCACCTGCGGTTCTTTCTGCGCCCCGTCGAACTGCTGGAGCGGGACGGGCGGGTGGCCGGGGTGCGATTCGCCCGTACCGTTCCGGACGGCAGCGGGGGCGTGCGCGACGCCGGTACGTACGAGGACATCGACGCCCAGCTCGTGCTGCGGGCAGTCGGCTACCGCGGGCTGCCGCTGCCCGGCCTGCCGTTCGACCCGGCGCGCGGGACCGTGCCGCATCTGGCGGGGCGGGTACTGCGGGACGGGGTGCCGTCACCCGGGGAGTACGTCGCCGGGTGGATCAAGCGGGGGCCGACCGGAGTGATCGGTTCGAACCGGTCGTGCGCGAAGGAGACGGTGGCATCGTTGCTCGATGACGCCACGCTGCTCGCCGGGCGCCCGTCGGCGCCCGATCCCGTGGCCGCGCTGCGGGCGTGGGGACTGCGCCCGGTGGAGTGGGACGGCTGGCTGTCCATCGAGCGGGCGGAGGCGGCGCTCGGCCGGTCGCTCGGCCGGGGGCCGGTGAAGATCCCGGACTGGGCGGGGCTGCTCAGCGCCGCGGAGGGTGGCGACCGGGGCGGATCGTGA